In Rhizobium oryzihabitans, one DNA window encodes the following:
- a CDS encoding O-antigen ligase family protein: MPPFEAQSEPLSFSPPRPAAFQDYFRVAAIVAFWAIFLLALLNRGATEIESRVVVTIAIYVLLVPSILLFGPPQGGSGKALAAASFLLGALIVQALLQTSSLPGIAPPNPAWATAAMFTQAVPAATISLTPADDQLGLLSAALPFGVFMAGLVIFDSDERAAKGLRWFAIAGGWLALWSILQFLLFPEMLGFIQKHFYLGSLTGLFVNRNTAATFFGLILLTLVALLHKRLVAPDWRMIRALVANRLTVPDEQKRLIRKAAFIGVLTTFCFLALMLTGSRAGIMSSFAAVLLLILLTVFNAPLRTGRKAAASRRKRRGFKRRAALMLAIAIALFSLFASRVALRMETRVEDDMRFCYMPGIMRAIADNWPFGSGLASFAETYAPYHAAQCGVDAVVTHAHNVYAEGLLTLGIAFPFYAAFFVLAQLVIFIRGARRRKSYRYASHLGLAGLLLVILHSTLDFSLQVPGFAMAYAAFLAPIVTLCLRPPGVERDERRRRQSSADPAMAGVVGQDETLKTAF; this comes from the coding sequence ATGCCACCATTCGAAGCCCAGTCAGAACCGCTGTCCTTCTCGCCGCCGCGACCGGCCGCATTTCAAGATTATTTCCGGGTGGCCGCGATAGTCGCGTTCTGGGCGATATTCCTTCTCGCGCTTCTCAATCGTGGTGCGACCGAGATCGAAAGCCGCGTTGTCGTTACCATCGCTATTTATGTCCTGCTGGTGCCTTCCATTCTGCTGTTTGGGCCGCCACAGGGCGGATCCGGCAAAGCGCTGGCAGCCGCCAGCTTTTTGCTCGGAGCACTCATCGTCCAGGCGCTGCTACAGACATCGTCCCTGCCAGGCATCGCCCCGCCCAATCCGGCCTGGGCAACCGCCGCCATGTTCACACAGGCCGTGCCTGCGGCCACAATCTCACTCACTCCGGCGGATGATCAACTCGGCCTTTTGAGCGCTGCCCTGCCCTTCGGGGTCTTCATGGCCGGCCTTGTGATTTTCGATAGTGACGAGCGCGCGGCAAAGGGGCTGCGGTGGTTTGCAATAGCCGGCGGCTGGCTGGCGCTGTGGTCCATCCTGCAATTTCTGCTTTTCCCGGAAATGCTGGGCTTTATTCAGAAACACTTTTATCTCGGCAGCCTGACCGGTCTTTTCGTCAATCGCAACACAGCCGCGACGTTCTTCGGCCTCATCCTTCTCACCCTGGTGGCGCTGCTGCACAAAAGGCTCGTGGCTCCAGACTGGAGAATGATCAGAGCGCTGGTGGCCAACCGCCTGACGGTGCCGGATGAGCAGAAACGCCTCATTCGCAAGGCCGCCTTCATCGGCGTTCTGACCACATTTTGCTTTCTCGCCCTGATGTTGACCGGATCGCGCGCGGGGATCATGTCGAGCTTCGCTGCGGTGCTTCTCCTTATTCTTCTCACCGTGTTCAACGCTCCCTTGAGAACAGGCCGTAAAGCGGCCGCCTCACGACGTAAGCGACGTGGGTTTAAACGCAGGGCAGCACTCATGCTCGCCATCGCCATCGCCCTGTTCTCGCTTTTCGCCAGCCGGGTGGCGCTTCGCATGGAAACGCGTGTGGAAGACGACATGCGCTTCTGCTACATGCCGGGCATCATGCGGGCCATCGCCGACAATTGGCCCTTCGGGTCAGGTCTTGCGAGTTTTGCGGAAACCTATGCGCCTTATCATGCGGCACAATGCGGCGTGGATGCCGTCGTCACCCATGCCCATAATGTCTATGCCGAAGGCCTGCTGACACTCGGCATCGCCTTCCCCTTTTACGCGGCTTTTTTTGTGCTTGCCCAACTGGTTATTTTTATTCGCGGGGCGCGCAGGCGGAAAAGCTATCGTTACGCCTCCCATCTCGGCCTTGCCGGACTATTGCTCGTCATACTCCATTCGACACTTGATTTTTCGCTGCAGGTGCCCGGCTTCGCCATGGCCTATGCCGCCTTCCTTGCCCCCATCGTCACTCTTTGCCTTCGCCCACCCGGAGTGGAGCGGGACGAACGGCGGCGCAGACAATCTTCAGCCGACCCGGCAATGGCGGGTGTAGTCGGTCAGGATGAGACGTTGAAAACCGCGTTTTAG